The genomic interval TCTTAAGACAAGTAATAAAGCTAGTATGATTACTCCAGTTCCTGGCGGAGTAGGACCTATGACTATTTATGCACTAATGCAAAACACATATGAAGCAAGATTAAAAAAGGAAGAAAATGCAAGAAAATAAAACAAAATGGCAAAAATTAGTTGATTTTTGGAATTCATGGACGGGGACTATTGTATTTGTTCTTGTTTTTATATTTTTCGTAGCTCAAGCTTTTACAATACCAAGTGGCTCTATGAAAAACACACTTTTAGTAGGGGACCATTTATTTGTAAAAAAATTCGCCTACGGGATACCAACTCCTAGAATTCCATTCCTAGAAGTTCCTGTGTTGCCTGATTTTAAAGGCGATGGGCATTTATTAAGCTATGCTAAGCCTAAAAGAGATGATATAGTGGTGTTTTTGTATCCGCACAATACAAAGCTACATTATGTTAAACGCTGCGTTGCTTTAGGAGATGATGAGATAATATTTGCAAATAAGACCCTTTATGTGAGAATGCACGAAGGAGATGAATACATGAGAGCAAATTATCCTGC from Campylobacter sp. MG1 carries:
- the lepB gene encoding signal peptidase I, encoding MQENKTKWQKLVDFWNSWTGTIVFVLVFIFFVAQAFTIPSGSMKNTLLVGDHLFVKKFAYGIPTPRIPFLEVPVLPDFKGDGHLLSYAKPKRDDIVVFLYPHNTKLHYVKRCVALGDDEIIFANKTLYVRMHEGDEYMRANYPANKQVILQGKLYIKEPYTKKGIHYDERVDFDKVIEYFMAKGEFVMKPIYVSELRSDIKAYYYKVPSNEYFMMGDNRDHSNDSRFWGSVDYKYIEGKPWFVYLSWDDDYNIRWERMFKSVDILENDERYIHHEISDINSLD